The following coding sequences are from one Strix uralensis isolate ZFMK-TIS-50842 chromosome 6, bStrUra1, whole genome shotgun sequence window:
- the GORASP2 gene encoding Golgi reassembly-stacking protein 2 — protein MGASQSVEIPGGGTEGYHVLRVQENSPGYRAGLEPFFDFIVSINGSRLNKDNDTLKDLLKANVEKPVKMLVYSSKTLELRETSVTPSNMWGGQGLLGVSIRFCSFDGANENVWHVLEVEPNSPAALAGLRPHSDYIIGADTVMNESEDLFSLIETHEAKPLKLYVYNTDTDNCREVVITPNSAWGGEGSLGCGIGYGYLHRIPTRPFEEGKKISLPGQLPSASLSPLKDGFTEVQLSSVNPSATLPPGSAGLEQSLSGLSISSPSTTVSNVLSTGVPTVPLLPPQVSQSLTSVPPVNPATTLPGLMPLPAGLPNLTDLSKLNLPAPHIVPEIIQPGLPSLPSLPPLNLMGITPLSMPPKCVPLLPLVTEASTVPTDLLPSITQAGSFSVNPGTTVNVEQTSTLTLDSATPTSKATIVDRSSESSIVNEKTSGVTDTQASES, from the exons GTACAGGAAAACTCACCAGGATATAGAGCTGGATTGGAGCCATTCTTTGATTTCATTGTGTCCATCAATGGTTCAAGATTG AATAAAGACAATGACACTCTCAAGGACCTGTTGAAAGCAAATGTTGAAAAACCTGTAAAAATGCTAGTGTACAGTAGCAAAACATTGGAACTGAGAGAAACATCAGTGACCCCCAGCAACATGTGGGGTGGACAGGGCCTGCTGGGTGTCAGCATTCGTTTCTGCAGCTTTGATGGGGCCAATGAAAATGTATGGCATGTTTTG GAAGTGGAACCAAATTCTCCTGCTGCATTAGCTGGACTTAGACCTCATAGTGACTATATCATTGGAGCAGATACTGTCATGAATGAG TCTGAAGATCTCTTTTCTCTTATTGAAACTCATGAAGCAAAGCCATTAAAGCTTTATGTATACAACACAGATACAGATAATTGTCGGGAAGTGGTGATTACTCCAAATTCTGCCTGGGGTGGAGAAGGCAG cctAGGATGTGGCATTGGTTATGGATATTTGCATAGGATACCTACGCGCCCatttgaagagggaaaaaaaatttctctcccAGGACAGTTGCCTAGTGCATCTCTCAGTCCCCTCAAAGATGGCTTCACAGAG GTTCAGTTGTCATCAGTTAATCCCTCAGCCACATTACCCCCTGGGTCAGCTGGTCTCGAGCAGAGTCTTTCAGGACTTTCTATTAGTTCGCCCTCAACTACTGTCAGTAACGTTCTCAGCACAG GTGTTCCAACAGTTCCATTATTACCACCACAAGTCAGTCAGTCCCTTACCTCTGTGCCACCAGTTAACCCAGCAACTACATTACCAG GTCTGATGCCATTACCAGCAGGGCTTCCCAACCTGACTGATCTGTCCAAACTTAATTTACCTGCACCACACATTGTTCCAGAAATCATACAGCCTG GtttgccatcccttccctccttgCCGCCTCTGAATCTAATGGGAATAACACCTCTATCAATGCCACCCAAATGTGTTCCTTTGCTTCCTTTGGTCACAGAGGCATCTACAGTGCCTACAGATTTGCTTCCCTCCATTACTCAAGCCGGAAGCTTTTCCGTCAACCCTGGCACTACTGTAAATGTGGAACAGACCTCTACACTCACCTTGGATAGCGCTACCCCAACTTCTAAGGCAACTATTGTTGACAGATCAAGTGAATCCTCTATAGTTAATGAGAAAACATCTGGAGTCACAGATACACAAGCTTCTGAATCATAA